From Phenylobacterium montanum, the proteins below share one genomic window:
- a CDS encoding sigma-70 family RNA polymerase sigma factor: MDGFQRDLVALLPRLRRMARVITRHYADADDLVQTAIERAFVSRAQWSPGTRLDSWMFRIMKNAWIDETRQRARRGRVMAEDDALDRVADAGVADMDTRLAATAAERALAALPEDQRLAVALVLIEGLSYREAAEALDIPMGTLTSRLVRGRMALVEQLEGVDGE; the protein is encoded by the coding sequence TTGGACGGCTTCCAGAGGGATCTGGTCGCACTCTTGCCCCGGCTGAGGCGCATGGCTCGGGTCATCACCCGCCACTACGCCGACGCCGACGACCTGGTGCAGACCGCGATCGAGCGCGCGTTCGTAAGCCGCGCCCAATGGAGCCCCGGGACCCGCCTGGACAGTTGGATGTTCCGCATCATGAAGAACGCCTGGATCGACGAGACGCGTCAGAGGGCCCGGCGAGGCCGGGTGATGGCGGAGGACGACGCCCTGGACCGGGTGGCCGACGCCGGCGTCGCCGACATGGACACGCGGCTGGCGGCCACCGCGGCCGAGCGGGCCCTTGCAGCCCTGCCCGAGGACCAGCGGCTGGCGGTCGCCCTGGTGCTGATCGAGGGTTTATCATACCGCGAGGCGGCCGAGGCCCTGGATATCCCCATGGGCACCCTGACCAGCCGGCTCGTGCGCGGTCGCATGGCCCTGGTCGAACAGTTGGAAGGCGTGGACGGCGAGTGA
- a CDS encoding anti-sigma factor family protein: MRIKDETLMAYVDGELDEIERARIDKAARTDAALARRIQAQRRLREKLAGAFGGALEEAPPDRLVEAIQSQQRPPADVVDLGQARARRAAAARKPRALPAWAGWASAAAAVVLVAGVAIRFAPQAGLAGGGPLVGGPAGSLTAQGPLAGALEQQLASAAPASGQAVRIGVSFRSTDGRYCRTFQVQEGDGFAGLACREPSGWHIRMAVANPASAQGPAFRQAATDIPAPVTSAVDNLIQGAPLDAGEEAAARARGWRH; this comes from the coding sequence ATGCGTATCAAAGACGAAACCCTGATGGCTTATGTCGACGGCGAGCTGGACGAGATCGAGCGCGCGCGGATCGACAAGGCCGCCCGCACCGACGCCGCCCTCGCCCGGCGCATCCAGGCCCAGCGACGCCTGCGGGAAAAGCTGGCCGGGGCCTTCGGCGGCGCCCTGGAGGAAGCCCCGCCCGACCGCCTGGTCGAGGCGATCCAGTCCCAGCAGAGGCCCCCCGCCGACGTGGTCGACCTGGGCCAGGCCCGGGCGAGACGCGCGGCGGCGGCGCGCAAGCCGCGCGCCCTGCCGGCCTGGGCCGGCTGGGCCTCGGCCGCCGCGGCGGTGGTGCTGGTGGCCGGCGTCGCCATCCGCTTCGCCCCTCAAGCCGGGCTGGCCGGTGGCGGCCCCCTGGTCGGCGGACCGGCGGGCAGCCTGACGGCGCAAGGGCCGCTGGCCGGCGCGCTGGAGCAGCAACTGGCGTCGGCGGCGCCGGCCTCGGGACAGGCGGTGCGCATCGGCGTCAGTTTCCGCAGCACCGACGGCCGCTATTGCCGCACCTTCCAGGTGCAGGAAGGCGACGGCTTCGCCGGCCTGGCCTGTCGCGAGCCGTCGGGCTGGCATATCCGCATGGCCGTGGCCAATCCCGCCTCGGCCCAGGGCCCGGCCTTCCGTCAGGCCGCCACGGATATCCCCGCGCCGGTGACGAGCGCGGTCGACAACCTGATCCAGGGCGCTCCGCTCGACGCCGGCGAGGAGGCCGCCGCCAGGGCGCGCGGCTGGCGGCACTGA
- a CDS encoding hybrid sensor histidine kinase/response regulator gives MLLKKITATSVVVLSIVIVALAVSYVVDVYLFHTPEQFAPVHTTVVALLVGSPVSFIIISQRFDATLAREKLAESVAAKDWAAAEAQARRHEAEAARVAAEAALKQARESEARYRMLAEKATDIIVRYDADGMVEYVSPSIRLFGFRPEEIVGRHANEFVHPEDEAGVRERRQQLVSDRPVTAQRRARIRTASGGWAWVEGSPSPIRDEGGKIVGAVTVLRDVTAAKVMEDELVRQRIAADASNVAKAEFVANMSHEIRTPLTGVIGFAGLLERMDDLPERARRYVDRIIMGGQALLAIVNDVLDFSRLDAGQIELDPQPFQLDSFLKDSVDLVAADARAKGLELTTERKSPLPATVFADSGRVRQVLLNLLSNAIKFTTEGSVTLTVAYEPEEGGRLRFTVADTGPGISAEHASRLFQRFSQIDASNTREHGGAGLGLAISKGLTEMMGGDIGVESGEGRGSTFWFTVAAPAVQLETVAGEAPQVLDIPPMRVLIVDDVAANRELVSHMLAPYDLQLTEAENGLEAVEAALNTPFDVILMDLQMPGMDGLAATRAIRANSEMNKQTPILAVSANVLPAHVEACRQAGMNDHIGKPINPRELIGKIDRWTAAAA, from the coding sequence ATGCTGCTGAAGAAGATCACCGCCACCAGCGTCGTTGTGCTGTCGATAGTGATCGTCGCGCTGGCGGTCAGCTATGTGGTCGATGTTTACCTGTTCCACACCCCGGAGCAGTTCGCTCCGGTGCATACCACGGTGGTCGCCCTGCTGGTCGGCTCGCCGGTCAGCTTCATCATCATCAGCCAGCGCTTCGACGCCACGCTGGCGCGCGAGAAGCTCGCCGAGAGCGTAGCGGCGAAGGACTGGGCGGCGGCCGAGGCGCAGGCTCGCCGCCACGAAGCGGAAGCGGCGCGTGTCGCGGCCGAGGCGGCGCTGAAGCAGGCCAGGGAGAGCGAGGCCCGCTATCGCATGCTGGCCGAGAAGGCCACCGACATCATCGTCCGCTATGACGCCGACGGTATGGTCGAGTACGTCTCGCCCTCCATCCGGCTGTTCGGCTTCCGGCCGGAGGAGATCGTCGGCCGTCACGCCAACGAATTCGTGCATCCCGAGGACGAGGCCGGGGTGCGCGAGCGGCGCCAGCAATTGGTCAGCGATCGCCCGGTGACCGCCCAGCGGCGGGCGCGCATCCGTACCGCCTCGGGCGGCTGGGCCTGGGTCGAGGGCAGCCCCTCGCCGATCCGTGACGAGGGAGGCAAGATCGTCGGCGCCGTCACCGTGCTGCGCGACGTCACGGCGGCCAAGGTGATGGAGGACGAGCTGGTGCGCCAGCGCATCGCCGCCGACGCCTCCAATGTCGCCAAGGCCGAATTCGTCGCCAATATGAGCCACGAGATCAGGACGCCCTTGACCGGGGTGATCGGCTTCGCCGGCCTGCTCGAGCGGATGGACGACTTGCCCGAGCGAGCCCGGCGCTATGTGGACCGCATCATCATGGGCGGCCAGGCCCTGCTGGCGATCGTCAACGACGTGCTGGACTTCTCGCGGCTGGACGCCGGCCAGATCGAGCTGGACCCCCAGCCTTTCCAACTGGACAGCTTCTTGAAGGACTCGGTCGATCTGGTCGCCGCCGACGCGCGGGCCAAAGGCCTCGAGCTGACCACCGAGCGCAAAAGCCCCTTGCCTGCCACCGTGTTCGCCGACAGCGGCCGGGTGCGCCAGGTGCTGTTGAACCTGCTCAGCAACGCCATCAAGTTCACCACCGAAGGCTCGGTGACCCTGACCGTGGCTTATGAGCCGGAGGAGGGCGGGCGGCTGCGGTTCACCGTCGCCGACACCGGCCCCGGCATATCGGCCGAGCACGCCAGCCGCCTTTTCCAGCGCTTCTCGCAGATCGACGCCTCCAACACCCGCGAGCACGGCGGCGCCGGGCTGGGCCTGGCCATCTCCAAGGGCCTGACCGAGATGATGGGCGGCGACATCGGCGTCGAGAGCGGCGAGGGCCGCGGCTCGACCTTCTGGTTCACCGTCGCCGCCCCGGCGGTGCAGCTGGAGACCGTGGCGGGCGAGGCGCCACAGGTTTTGGACATCCCGCCCATGCGGGTCCTGATCGTCGACGACGTGGCGGCCAACCGCGAGCTGGTCAGCCACATGCTGGCGCCCTACGACCTGCAGCTGACCGAGGCCGAGAACGGGCTGGAGGCGGTTGAGGCGGCGCTGAACACGCCCTTCGACGTGATCCTGATGGACCTGCAGATGCCGGGCATGGACGGCCTGGCCGCCACCCGGGCCATCCGCGCCAACTCCGAGATGAACAAGCAGACGCCGATCCTGGCGGTCAGCGCCAATGTGCTGCCCGCCCATGTGGAAGCCTGCCGCCAGGCGGGGATGAACGACCACATCGGCAAGCCGATCAATCCGCGCGAGCTGATCGGCAAGATCGACCGCTGGACCGCGGCGGCCGCCTGA
- a CDS encoding S8 family serine peptidase, translated as MRKPWTCLLAALAGLAFAGAADAQRLPVVGQGPVGAVLGDVRGDLGAATRDVAGDLRTAEGDLADLSQARLDSLRALVRANPHALDLDAHGQAIVRGEVMAIDPAPDALERALRAGFSVLRESALEPLGLKLVILAPPDGVAAREGLRRLRKLDPGGQYDVDHIYAPSGGAAGPSASAGEPAGPKAGGAVVGMLDSGVDAGHAALAGEIAVQQGFAPGGVVPAAHGTAVASLIAGRGPKLAAAAPGARLVVADVYGSGPTGGSAEAIARALAFMAQQKVRVINISLVGPANLTVQAAVRASIAHGEMIVAPVGNDGPAAPPLYPASYPGVIAVTGVDGRGRPLPEAGRALHVDFAAAGADVLAAQPGGGYGRVRGTSFAAPIVAGRLALLLKGETAPSRALAELAGGARSAHGDRWLGRGVVSAGGLRAAD; from the coding sequence ATGCGCAAACCATGGACGTGCCTGCTGGCGGCCCTGGCCGGCCTGGCGTTCGCTGGGGCCGCCGACGCGCAGCGGCTGCCGGTGGTCGGCCAGGGGCCGGTCGGGGCTGTGCTGGGCGACGTGCGGGGCGACCTCGGCGCGGCGACCCGGGACGTGGCCGGCGACCTGCGCACGGCCGAGGGCGACCTGGCCGACCTGTCGCAAGCGAGGCTGGACTCGCTGCGAGCCCTGGTGCGCGCCAATCCGCACGCGCTCGACCTCGACGCCCATGGCCAGGCGATCGTCCGCGGCGAGGTCATGGCCATCGATCCGGCGCCGGATGCGCTGGAACGCGCGCTTCGGGCGGGGTTCAGCGTGCTGCGCGAGAGCGCGCTCGAGCCGCTGGGCCTGAAGCTCGTGATCCTGGCCCCGCCGGACGGGGTGGCTGCGCGCGAGGGCCTGCGGCGGCTGCGCAAGCTCGACCCGGGCGGCCAATATGATGTGGATCACATCTACGCCCCGTCTGGCGGCGCGGCCGGTCCATCTGCGTCGGCCGGCGAACCTGCCGGGCCGAAGGCAGGCGGCGCGGTGGTCGGCATGCTGGATTCCGGGGTCGACGCTGGCCACGCGGCCCTGGCCGGCGAGATCGCCGTGCAGCAGGGTTTCGCGCCCGGAGGGGTTGTTCCTGCGGCGCACGGTACGGCGGTCGCCTCGCTGATCGCCGGGCGCGGGCCAAAACTGGCCGCAGCCGCCCCCGGGGCGCGGTTGGTCGTGGCCGATGTCTATGGATCGGGTCCTACCGGCGGCTCTGCGGAGGCCATAGCCCGCGCCCTGGCCTTCATGGCGCAGCAGAAGGTGCGGGTGATCAATATCAGCCTGGTGGGGCCAGCCAACCTGACCGTCCAGGCGGCGGTGCGCGCCTCGATCGCGCACGGGGAGATGATCGTGGCGCCGGTCGGCAACGACGGGCCGGCCGCGCCGCCGCTCTATCCGGCGTCCTACCCGGGCGTGATCGCCGTCACCGGGGTGGATGGGCGTGGGCGCCCCCTGCCCGAGGCGGGGCGCGCCCTGCATGTAGACTTTGCGGCCGCAGGGGCGGACGTCCTGGCCGCCCAGCCCGGCGGCGGTTACGGGCGGGTGCGCGGCACCTCCTTCGCCGCGCCGATCGTCGCCGGGCGGTTGGCGTTGCTGCTCAAGGGCGAGACGGCCCCGTCTCGCGCCTTGGCCGAGCTGGCTGGCGGCGCACGCTCCGCTCACGGCGACCGCTGGCTGGGCCGCGGCGTCGTGTCGGCGGGCGGGCTCCGCGCCGCCGACTGA
- a CDS encoding S10 family peptidase, whose amino-acid sequence MRHLLVSAAALALLAAPASGRAQSSAQPGPDASMAAQAGEKPDKASAGQPKPGAALDLRALTAQSDKLKDSDIATAPIREIRRTSHHTVTIGGKQIAYTATAGTLTIRDDDGKPTASMFYVAYTAGADHDPHRPVTFFYNGGPGSSSVWLHMGSLAPVRVRTDSPQATHNAPFDLGPNPDSLLDKSDLVFVDAIGAGFSRPLGDTKLAAFWGTDPDIDAFARGIERYLTVNDRWNAPKFIFGESYGTTRSAGLAYRLQKDGAQLNGVILLSSILNYGRRDPGFDQELINYIPSYAATAAYHHRSATQPNDLAAYLKAVRDWARGPYALALAKGQDLSPAERQQIADQMAGYTGLPAKFILDSDLRVDLRRFLKEELRDQRRTLGRYDSRFTGMDVDAAGESPEYDPSDTGISGAFVSSFHDYLSRELGYQTDLSYRPTFYSSGVQWNFTHKPPVATPFQSGNPADVAQDLSAAMRENPHLLVYSLNGLYDMATPFFGTEYDLGHMQIDPSLRANLRFAYYPSGHMVYLNPDALKAMKADLARFYDEAAPQR is encoded by the coding sequence ATGCGTCATCTCCTCGTTTCCGCCGCCGCCCTCGCCCTCCTGGCCGCGCCCGCCTCCGGCCGCGCCCAGAGCAGCGCCCAGCCGGGCCCCGACGCCAGCATGGCCGCCCAGGCGGGCGAAAAGCCGGACAAGGCGAGCGCAGGCCAACCCAAGCCCGGCGCTGCACTCGACCTCCGCGCCCTGACGGCCCAGTCCGACAAGCTCAAGGACAGCGATATCGCCACCGCCCCGATCCGCGAGATCCGGCGCACCAGCCATCATACCGTGACGATCGGCGGCAAGCAGATCGCCTACACCGCCACGGCCGGGACGCTGACCATCCGCGACGACGACGGCAAGCCCACCGCCAGCATGTTCTATGTCGCCTATACCGCCGGGGCCGACCACGACCCGCACCGGCCGGTGACCTTCTTCTACAATGGCGGTCCCGGCTCCTCGAGCGTGTGGCTGCATATGGGCTCGCTGGCTCCGGTGCGGGTGCGCACCGACAGCCCCCAGGCGACGCACAACGCTCCCTTCGATCTCGGCCCCAATCCCGACAGCCTGCTGGACAAGTCGGACCTGGTCTTTGTCGACGCGATCGGGGCCGGCTTCTCCCGGCCGCTGGGCGACACCAAGCTGGCCGCCTTCTGGGGCACGGACCCGGATATCGACGCCTTCGCCCGGGGGATCGAGCGCTATCTGACCGTCAACGACCGCTGGAACGCACCCAAGTTCATCTTCGGCGAATCCTACGGCACCACCCGCTCAGCCGGCTTGGCCTATCGGCTGCAGAAAGACGGCGCCCAGCTCAACGGGGTGATCCTGCTTTCATCGATCCTGAACTACGGCCGGCGCGACCCCGGCTTCGACCAGGAGCTGATCAACTATATCCCCAGCTATGCCGCCACCGCCGCCTATCACCATCGCTCGGCGACCCAGCCGAACGATCTGGCCGCCTATCTGAAGGCGGTGCGCGACTGGGCCCGCGGCCCCTACGCCCTGGCCCTGGCCAAGGGCCAGGACCTCAGCCCCGCCGAGCGTCAGCAGATCGCCGACCAGATGGCCGGCTATACCGGGCTGCCAGCCAAGTTCATCCTCGACTCAGACCTGCGCGTCGACCTGCGCCGGTTCCTCAAGGAGGAGTTGCGCGACCAGCGCCGCACCCTTGGCCGATACGATTCTCGCTTCACCGGCATGGATGTCGACGCCGCCGGCGAGAGCCCGGAATACGACCCCTCCGACACCGGCATCTCTGGCGCCTTCGTCTCCAGCTTCCACGACTATCTGAGCCGGGAGCTGGGCTACCAAACGGACCTCAGCTACCGGCCGACCTTCTATTCCAGCGGCGTGCAGTGGAACTTCACCCACAAGCCGCCGGTGGCGACGCCGTTCCAGAGCGGCAATCCTGCCGACGTGGCCCAGGACCTGTCGGCGGCCATGCGCGAGAACCCCCATCTTTTGGTCTATTCGCTGAACGGCCTCTACGACATGGCCACGCCCTTCTTCGGCACTGAGTACGACCTTGGCCACATGCAGATCGATCCAAGCCTGCGGGCCAACCTGCGCTTCGCCTACTATCCGTCGGGGCACATGGTCTATCTGAACCCCGACGCCCTGAAGGCGATGAAGGCCGACCTGGCCAGGTTCTACGACGAAGCCGCGCCGCAGCGCTGA
- a CDS encoding PAS domain S-box protein: MFRARLFEYLSARLSVGARLALVAACIAPAVGLPLYLYLGQAGLDVRFAQREEDGAVWLAEVWPSVISPGDSPAPRPPSDFNAGAELRRFDAARGVERSEAGAALMRRVADSSNLTLDTDLDSFYAMDAATVELPQLLVASQAAGLARTPQEQALADRELRIRAAAAEAALRTAMGSDPSGHARAALAGPTDGLANAAAAGAAGAAELQPAIDRAWRADQAELARMLRARVQRLQQGIAISLTLIGAAILASAFFMIGVARNLAGRLRGLTTTIDRLNSGDVTVDVPFLSDQQEVGRIARALAELKQRRLDAIAEHLLVETANAAARDSEARYRMLAEAATDIILRYDATGVIEFISPSVAQIGFRPEDLIGRSAFEVFESRTGVTLQQRLDLIRQDALPPGAGQSLVEVRRPDGEPVLLEGKPSRLTDEEGRFIGAVTVLRDVTARLALEAELERRRVELEESSLLVSEAHRQAVMAEELAGVGHWRRDLKTGQVYWSDGVFQIFGFDPKAGPPPIGSAYALYDAEDRPMIGEALRRTETLGEPYAYETRVTRADGSVRSVRARGAAECNAAGEIVAVFGVIIDITEARMREEALRDSEARYRMLAERATDIIVRYDRQGVMEYISPSVRQLGYRAEDLVGRSIADFTDPDTREAALAAIAELAHGRLPRDGVSGEFRVERADGSWVWLEGSPALLRDDDGTTIGVVTALRDVTARREAEAELRRKRAEAEAAAQAKAEFLANMSHEIRTPLTGVIGFAGLMGKMQDLPERARTFTRRILTGGQALLSLVNDILDFSRLEAGQVELAPQPTALRPLFEDSVELVRPEAEAKGLNLDLRLADDLPDEAFVDGERVRQVLLNLVGNAIKFTAAGQVTVEAGPAEGERGRLRITVRDTGVGISAEHGDRLFQRFSQVDGSNTRRYGGAGLGLAISKGLVELMGGEIGVESAEGRGSTFWFTLAAPAGKAAPTAGEPDGETALTPLRILVVDDVAVNRELVTALLSPFDLELTEAANGAEAVEAAGRNPFDLILMDLQMPVMDGLAATRAIREGSSPNAATPILAVSANVMPPQVEACMAAGMNDHIAKPIDPQSLLNKIVQWTASAA, from the coding sequence AGGCCTTCCGCTCTATCTTTACCTTGGACAGGCCGGCCTCGACGTGCGCTTCGCCCAGCGCGAAGAGGATGGCGCCGTGTGGCTGGCCGAGGTCTGGCCCAGCGTGATCTCTCCAGGCGACAGCCCGGCGCCGCGCCCGCCCAGCGACTTCAACGCCGGGGCGGAGCTGCGGCGCTTCGATGCGGCTCGCGGCGTGGAGCGCAGCGAGGCCGGGGCCGCCTTGATGCGGCGAGTGGCGGACAGCTCCAACCTGACCCTCGATACCGACCTGGACAGCTTCTACGCCATGGACGCGGCTACGGTGGAGCTGCCCCAGCTGCTCGTCGCCTCCCAGGCGGCGGGACTGGCGCGCACGCCGCAGGAGCAGGCCCTGGCGGATCGCGAGTTGCGGATCCGGGCCGCCGCGGCCGAGGCCGCGCTGCGGACGGCTATGGGCAGCGATCCCAGCGGCCATGCCCGCGCGGCGCTGGCCGGCCCGACCGATGGCCTGGCGAATGCCGCTGCGGCGGGTGCGGCCGGCGCCGCCGAGCTGCAACCGGCGATCGACCGCGCCTGGCGCGCGGACCAGGCTGAGCTGGCTCGCATGCTGCGGGCGCGAGTCCAGCGCCTGCAGCAGGGGATCGCGATCAGCCTGACCCTGATCGGGGCCGCCATCCTTGCCTCGGCCTTCTTCATGATCGGCGTAGCGCGCAATCTGGCCGGCCGCCTTCGAGGCCTGACGACGACGATCGATCGGCTGAACTCGGGCGACGTCACCGTGGACGTGCCGTTCCTCTCCGACCAGCAGGAGGTCGGGCGCATCGCCCGCGCCCTGGCCGAGCTGAAGCAGCGCCGGCTGGACGCGATCGCCGAGCATCTCCTGGTGGAGACCGCCAATGCGGCGGCCCGTGACAGCGAGGCGCGCTATCGCATGCTGGCCGAGGCGGCCACAGACATCATCCTGCGCTACGACGCCACGGGCGTGATCGAGTTCATCTCGCCCTCAGTGGCCCAGATCGGGTTTCGCCCCGAGGACCTGATCGGCCGCAGCGCGTTCGAGGTCTTCGAGTCCCGCACCGGCGTAACGTTGCAGCAGCGCCTGGACCTGATCCGGCAGGACGCGCTGCCGCCCGGCGCCGGCCAGAGCCTGGTCGAGGTGCGCCGGCCGGATGGCGAGCCGGTTTTGCTCGAGGGCAAGCCTTCGCGGCTCACGGACGAAGAGGGCCGTTTCATCGGCGCGGTGACCGTGCTGCGGGACGTCACGGCCCGCCTGGCGCTGGAGGCCGAGCTGGAGCGGCGGCGTGTCGAACTGGAGGAATCCTCGCTGCTGGTCAGCGAAGCTCATCGCCAGGCTGTGATGGCCGAGGAGCTGGCCGGCGTCGGCCATTGGCGGCGGGACCTGAAGACCGGGCAGGTGTACTGGTCGGACGGGGTGTTCCAGATCTTCGGCTTCGATCCCAAGGCGGGCCCGCCTCCGATCGGCTCGGCCTACGCGCTCTATGACGCCGAGGATCGGCCGATGATCGGCGAGGCGCTGCGCCGTACGGAGACCCTGGGCGAGCCCTACGCCTACGAGACCCGGGTGACACGGGCGGACGGCTCGGTCCGCAGCGTGCGGGCCCGGGGCGCGGCCGAATGCAACGCGGCCGGAGAGATCGTCGCAGTCTTCGGCGTGATCATCGACATCACCGAGGCGCGTATGCGGGAAGAGGCGCTGCGCGACAGCGAGGCGCGCTATCGCATGCTGGCCGAGCGGGCCACCGACATCATCGTCCGCTACGACCGGCAAGGCGTGATGGAGTACATATCGCCCTCGGTGCGCCAGCTCGGCTATCGGGCCGAGGACCTGGTCGGGCGCAGCATCGCCGACTTCACAGATCCCGACACCCGGGAAGCGGCGCTGGCCGCTATCGCCGAACTGGCCCACGGCCGCCTGCCGCGCGATGGGGTCTCCGGCGAATTCCGCGTCGAGCGCGCGGACGGCTCGTGGGTCTGGTTGGAGGGTAGCCCCGCGCTCTTGCGGGACGACGACGGAACCACGATCGGCGTGGTCACCGCCCTGCGCGACGTCACCGCCCGGCGCGAGGCCGAAGCGGAGCTGCGCCGCAAGCGGGCGGAGGCCGAGGCCGCCGCCCAGGCCAAGGCCGAGTTCCTGGCCAATATGAGCCACGAGATCCGGACCCCGCTGACCGGGGTGATCGGCTTCGCCGGCCTGATGGGCAAGATGCAGGACCTGCCCGAACGGGCGAGGACCTTTACGCGGCGTATCCTCACCGGCGGCCAGGCCCTGCTGTCCCTGGTCAATGACATCCTCGATTTTTCGCGGCTGGAGGCGGGGCAGGTCGAGCTGGCCCCGCAGCCGACGGCGCTGAGGCCGCTGTTCGAGGACAGCGTCGAACTGGTGCGGCCCGAGGCGGAGGCCAAGGGGCTGAACCTCGACCTGCGCCTTGCCGACGATCTTCCGGACGAGGCCTTCGTCGATGGCGAACGGGTGCGGCAGGTGCTGCTGAATCTGGTCGGCAACGCGATCAAGTTCACAGCGGCGGGGCAGGTGACGGTCGAGGCCGGCCCGGCGGAAGGCGAACGAGGGCGTTTGCGCATCACCGTGCGCGACACCGGGGTCGGTATCTCCGCCGAGCACGGCGACCGCCTGTTCCAGCGCTTCTCCCAGGTCGACGGCTCCAACACCCGCCGCTATGGCGGGGCCGGCCTGGGCTTGGCCATCTCCAAGGGCCTGGTCGAGCTGATGGGCGGGGAGATCGGGGTCGAGAGCGCAGAGGGTCGGGGATCGACCTTCTGGTTCACGCTGGCGGCGCCGGCTGGGAAGGCTGCGCCAACAGCCGGCGAACCGGACGGCGAGACGGCGCTGACCCCGCTGAGGATCCTGGTGGTGGACGATGTGGCGGTGAACCGCGAACTGGTCACCGCGCTGCTGTCGCCGTTCGACCTGGAGCTGACCGAGGCGGCCAATGGGGCCGAGGCGGTGGAGGCGGCTGGGCGCAATCCCTTCGACCTGATCCTGATGGACCTGCAGATGCCGGTGATGGACGGGCTGGCGGCGACGCGGGCGATCCGCGAGGGATCGTCCCCGAACGCCGCGACGCCGATCCTGGCGGTCAGCGCCAACGTCATGCCGCCCCAGGTCGAGGCCTGCATGGCGGCCGGCATGAACGACCACATCGCCAAGCCGATCGATCCGCAGTCCCTGCTGAACAAGATCGTGCAGTGGACCGCCTCGGCGGCCTGA